In one window of Photobacterium leiognathi DNA:
- a CDS encoding DEAD/DEAH box helicase, with the protein MYTLRPYQQDSVNATLHYFRKHNTPAVLTLPTGAGKSLVVAELARIARGRVLVLTHVKELVEQNHAKYESYGLKAAIFSAGLGRKETDQQVVFASVQSMANSLDKFKEQFSLLVIDECHRVPDDENSAYRKVIKHVQEVNPNIKILGLTATPYRLGMGWIYKYHTRGQVRTEQDRFFRDCIFELPIRYLLDEGFLTEPKMMDMAVLGYDFSSLTPSSTGHYKEADLNSIISKSERATPMIIEQVIDYAKDRKGVMIFASTVNHAQEIMGYLAGENAALVIGDTSIEERDRIINDFKDQKIKYLVNVSVLTTGFDAPHVDLIAILRPTESISLYQQIVGRGLRLSEGKEDCLVLEYAGNCYDLYQPEVGDPKPNSESEVVMVPCPACGFKNSFWGKLDPAGFLVEHYGRRCQGYFEDDETGEREECGYRFRAKYCEECGADNDIAARRCHQCDAVMVDPDKKLRDALKLKDAMIMKCTDMRLEPGKNKFDKPQLKVVYIGDEGNEINEVWTLSNKTQKQEFLKRFINPHLVDRHRPFTDTAPTKVANNEHRLRPPEIVIARKSGRFWAIRDKLFDLGQYQRD; encoded by the coding sequence ATGTATACTCTTCGTCCTTACCAACAAGATAGCGTGAATGCCACCCTTCATTACTTTCGTAAGCACAATACCCCAGCGGTACTCACCTTACCGACAGGTGCAGGTAAAAGCCTTGTAGTAGCAGAGCTTGCCCGCATTGCTCGTGGTCGTGTATTGGTGTTAACCCACGTTAAAGAGCTGGTGGAGCAAAACCACGCCAAATACGAAAGTTATGGCTTAAAAGCAGCGATTTTCTCAGCTGGATTAGGACGAAAAGAAACCGATCAACAGGTAGTCTTTGCCTCGGTACAATCAATGGCAAACAGCTTAGATAAATTCAAAGAACAGTTTTCACTGCTGGTTATTGATGAATGTCACCGTGTTCCCGACGATGAAAACAGCGCGTATCGCAAGGTCATCAAGCACGTTCAAGAAGTAAACCCCAACATTAAGATCCTTGGCTTAACAGCTACCCCTTATCGTTTAGGTATGGGATGGATTTACAAGTACCATACTCGTGGTCAAGTACGTACCGAGCAAGATCGCTTCTTCCGTGACTGTATTTTTGAGCTGCCGATCCGCTATTTATTAGATGAAGGTTTTTTAACCGAGCCTAAAATGATGGATATGGCCGTACTTGGCTATGACTTTTCATCGCTCACGCCCTCTTCTACAGGACATTATAAAGAAGCCGATCTAAATAGTATCATCAGTAAATCGGAACGTGCGACACCGATGATCATTGAACAAGTCATCGACTACGCCAAAGATCGTAAAGGCGTGATGATCTTCGCTTCCACTGTCAATCATGCCCAAGAGATTATGGGGTATCTGGCTGGCGAAAATGCCGCTTTAGTGATTGGTGATACCAGTATTGAAGAGCGTGATCGCATAATCAACGATTTTAAAGATCAGAAAATCAAATACCTTGTTAACGTATCGGTATTAACCACTGGCTTTGATGCGCCCCATGTGGATTTAATTGCCATTTTGCGCCCAACAGAATCTATTAGCCTATACCAACAGATTGTAGGCCGAGGGTTACGCCTATCCGAAGGCAAAGAAGATTGTTTAGTGCTTGAATATGCTGGCAACTGTTACGACTTATACCAACCTGAAGTTGGCGATCCTAAACCTAATAGTGAAAGTGAAGTTGTCATGGTGCCATGCCCTGCTTGCGGCTTTAAAAACAGCTTTTGGGGCAAACTTGATCCCGCAGGCTTTTTAGTTGAGCATTATGGTCGTCGTTGCCAAGGCTATTTTGAAGACGATGAAACAGGCGAACGTGAAGAATGTGGTTATCGTTTCCGTGCTAAATACTGTGAAGAGTGTGGCGCTGATAATGATATTGCCGCCAGACGTTGCCACCAGTGTGACGCCGTCATGGTTGATCCTGATAAAAAGCTTCGTGATGCGTTGAAGCTAAAAGATGCCATGATTATGAAATGTACCGACATGCGTTTAGAGCCGGGTAAAAACAAGTTTGATAAACCGCAGCTTAAAGTGGTGTATATCGGTGATGAAGGTAATGAAATAAATGAAGTGTGGACGCTTTCCAATAAAACCCAGAAACAAGAGTTTCTAAAGCGTTTTATTAATCCCCATTTAGTGGATCGTCACCGCCCGTTTACTGATACAGCCCCAACCAAGGTTGCCAATAACGAGCACCGTTTACGTCCACCAGAAATTGTGATCGCTCGTAAAAGTGGTCGTTTCTGGGCAATTAGAGATAAGTTGTTCGACTTGGGTCAGTATCAAAGGGATTAA
- a CDS encoding LemA family protein: MSLIITIAVIVLLAFIYISLRNGLIGKKNQVANAESSIDVMLKKRFDLLPNLIETAKAYMQHEKTVLTELTELRSQANSATSTDEKAALDKQMSTALSHFRVAVEAYPELKANENIDTVLRSMNEVEAQLSASRRSFNAAVTDFNNAVEMFPSSIIANSMNLKTLPLFEIPEVERQNIDAAALFNNK, from the coding sequence ATGAGCCTTATTATCACGATTGCGGTTATTGTGCTGCTTGCCTTTATCTATATCTCACTACGCAATGGATTAATTGGTAAGAAAAACCAAGTTGCCAACGCAGAATCCAGCATTGATGTGATGCTGAAAAAACGCTTTGATTTACTGCCAAACCTTATTGAAACCGCTAAAGCGTACATGCAGCATGAAAAAACAGTATTAACTGAACTCACCGAGCTACGCTCTCAAGCTAATAGCGCCACCAGCACTGATGAAAAAGCTGCGCTAGATAAACAAATGAGTACCGCCCTTTCCCATTTCCGTGTCGCGGTTGAAGCATACCCAGAGCTAAAAGCAAACGAGAATATTGATACCGTATTACGTTCAATGAATGAAGTAGAAGCACAATTATCAGCTTCTCGTCGTAGTTTTAATGCCGCAGTTACTGACTTCAACAATGCCGTAGAAATGTTTCCATCTAGCATTATTGCTAACAGCATGAACCTAAAGACCTTACCTTTGTTTGAGATCCCAGAGGTAGAACGCCAAAACATTGATGCCGCAGCATTGTTTAACAACAAGTAA
- a CDS encoding RDD family protein, which yields MKSNTTFTDQSDCYAVASSIQRFLSGLIDLLVFSVISIILLYLYNLIRYQEIYSFGHMMGMEYNRVLLSILNTVLFLIVNWSFFREGQTLGMRFVGTQIVMKNGFKASMITVVIRQIFYSYLGMMTFIIPPILLFAINGLLLKFHPCKRLLHDLIAGTMVIQKY from the coding sequence GTGAAGAGTAATACTACATTTACCGATCAAAGCGATTGTTATGCTGTGGCAAGTTCTATTCAACGCTTTTTATCCGGATTAATCGATCTTCTGGTTTTTAGCGTCATTTCTATCATCCTACTTTATCTTTATAATTTAATACGTTATCAAGAAATATACTCCTTTGGTCATATGATGGGTATGGAATATAACCGAGTGCTCTTGAGTATTCTAAATACGGTTTTATTTCTTATTGTTAATTGGTCTTTTTTTAGAGAAGGTCAGACACTTGGTATGCGTTTTGTCGGAACGCAAATAGTGATGAAAAATGGTTTTAAAGCATCAATGATCACTGTAGTAATTCGACAAATATTCTATTCATATTTAGGGATGATGACCTTTATTATTCCACCGATTCTATTATTTGCTATTAATGGCTTACTGTTAAAGTTCCATCCATGTAAGAGGCTGTTACATGATCTTATTGCAGGTACAATGGTTATTCAAAAGTATTAA
- a CDS encoding FAD:protein FMN transferase, protein MFEKTSNVVLKRSCTALTISAIMMLSGCSQPPKLEKIAGYAEGTTYHVSYWSKDEVSPSKVKAQFDTALAAIDKEYSTYRNDSYISKFNKSTSTEWQPASKDFIYMVSLAQSINKASHGCYDPTVQPLYKLWGFQGETLNVPTAAQITKIRDDMGIDKIEIDPEHLRIRKTIPQLQLDLSSMGEGYAISRLSQILESDGVENYLVEFGGDMKIKGHKPMGEKWRVAIEQPIALKDGIRPYQIVTINDENGVSLNTSGTYHHNFKDGKKDYSHILDPRTGAPITHNLVSASVFGTNPVEGDAWATTMLCLGPDEGKAVANEESLPAYYIQDVNDAFKSSKSNALIHYKNITLSQQK, encoded by the coding sequence ATGTTCGAGAAAACGTCGAATGTTGTTCTAAAGCGGAGCTGTACGGCATTAACGATATCCGCAATCATGATGTTGTCGGGCTGTAGTCAACCACCAAAGTTAGAAAAAATTGCAGGTTATGCTGAAGGTACGACTTACCACGTGAGCTACTGGTCTAAAGACGAAGTATCGCCTTCAAAAGTAAAAGCACAATTTGATACAGCGTTAGCGGCAATTGATAAAGAGTATTCGACTTATCGTAATGATTCGTATATTTCGAAATTCAACAAAAGCACGTCTACTGAGTGGCAACCAGCGTCGAAAGATTTCATCTATATGGTGTCTTTAGCTCAGTCGATTAATAAAGCCAGTCACGGTTGTTACGATCCGACTGTTCAGCCGTTATATAAACTTTGGGGTTTCCAAGGTGAAACGTTGAATGTGCCAACGGCTGCCCAAATTACCAAGATCCGTGATGATATGGGGATCGACAAAATTGAAATCGATCCTGAGCATTTACGTATTCGCAAAACCATTCCTCAACTTCAACTTGATTTATCGTCAATGGGTGAGGGCTATGCGATTAGCCGTTTAAGCCAAATTCTAGAATCTGATGGTGTCGAGAACTACTTGGTTGAGTTCGGTGGCGATATGAAGATCAAAGGTCATAAGCCAATGGGTGAAAAATGGCGCGTGGCAATTGAACAGCCTATAGCGCTGAAAGACGGTATTCGCCCGTATCAGATCGTGACAATCAATGATGAGAATGGTGTATCGCTAAATACGTCAGGTACTTACCATCATAATTTCAAAGATGGTAAAAAAGACTATTCACACATTTTAGATCCTCGAACTGGTGCGCCAATTACTCACAATTTAGTATCGGCTTCTGTGTTTGGCACTAACCCTGTTGAAGGCGATGCGTGGGCAACAACTATGCTGTGTTTAGGTCCTGATGAAGGTAAAGCAGTGGCGAATGAAGAATCATTGCCGGCTTATTACATTCAAGATGTGAACGATGCCTTTAAGAGTTCGAAGAGTAATGCGCTAATTCATTATAAGAACATTACGTTAAGCCAGCAGAAGTAA
- a CDS encoding DUF3137 domain-containing protein produces the protein MEDRISALYEQGLREQLSSLESTRQHVIKQLWIALATGAITAAISIPLALHYNSLPLGIIATFVISLFMLVRFSKQKKQYSVTYKEKVITSLLANINDSFQYQPLSAISEHDYKASQLFPTHYDSYQGEDFVEGKIGKTTLRFSELNTQVKKQRLNQKEDREEWETIFNGIFFVADANKSFISKTLIVPAKNAFLSAISDSVTQLFNRKSDRIKLEDPRFEQHFSVYSSDQIEARYLLTPAMMERLVDFVAKAKSKVSLSFIDNNIYIAISNSKNYFEPALFTQSDSFESVQDIAHDLQFVIDIVNDLDLNTRIWTKH, from the coding sequence ATGGAAGATCGTATTTCTGCCCTATACGAACAAGGCTTAAGAGAACAACTCTCAAGCCTTGAATCTACCCGTCAACATGTCATCAAACAGCTATGGATTGCCTTAGCAACAGGTGCAATAACCGCTGCTATTTCGATCCCGCTTGCGCTGCATTACAACAGCTTGCCATTGGGTATTATCGCTACCTTTGTTATCTCGCTTTTTATGCTAGTACGTTTTTCTAAACAGAAAAAACAATACAGCGTGACTTATAAAGAAAAGGTCATCACTTCTCTACTGGCTAACATCAATGACAGTTTTCAATATCAACCGCTCTCAGCAATCTCTGAGCATGACTATAAAGCGAGCCAACTATTTCCAACTCATTATGACAGCTACCAAGGCGAGGATTTCGTAGAAGGTAAAATAGGCAAAACCACGCTGCGTTTTTCAGAGCTCAATACTCAAGTTAAAAAACAGCGCCTAAACCAAAAAGAAGATCGTGAGGAATGGGAAACCATTTTTAACGGTATTTTCTTTGTAGCTGACGCCAATAAGAGCTTCATCAGCAAAACACTAATTGTGCCAGCTAAAAATGCGTTTTTATCAGCGATTAGCGATTCAGTCACACAGTTATTTAACCGTAAATCAGATCGTATAAAACTCGAAGATCCTCGCTTTGAACAACACTTCTCGGTTTATAGTAGTGATCAAATTGAAGCTCGTTACCTGCTAACCCCTGCGATGATGGAAAGGTTGGTAGATTTTGTCGCCAAAGCGAAAAGCAAAGTCTCACTGTCGTTTATTGATAACAATATTTACATTGCCATCAGCAACAGTAAAAACTATTTCGAGCCTGCCCTATTTACTCAATCTGACAGTTTCGAATCGGTGCAAGACATTGCCCACGATCTACAGTTCGTTATCGATATTGTAAATGACTTAGATCTCAACACCCGTATTTGGACCAAACACTAG